CGCCTCGGTGAAGGTGAAGCGCCCGGTGATCTGGCCCTGCCCGCCGGTGATCGGCTCGCGGATCTCGGGCGCCGACTGCACGAAGCCGTCGAGGACGATGGCGAGGCGGCGACGCACGTTCTTCGTCGTCGCGTCGCCGAACAGCCTGGCGCCGCGGTTGTCGAGGACGAAGTCCACCGCCATGCCTTCGGTGGCGCTGCCGGGCCGCACGCTGGCATCGGAGATGACGTCGCCGGTCATGATCGGCCGTTTCTCGACCAGGTACTGGGTACGACCGCCGCGGTCGCCGAGCCCCGGCAGCACCTGGACGCCAGGCCCCGGGGCCTGCACCGTGCCCGCCTGCGGCCCCTCGGCGAGCAGCTTGAACTCCAGCTGCGCAGTGCGGCCGATCAGCTCCTTGGCGCGCTGTGGATCCTGGATGCCGGGCAGCTGGACCACGATCTCGTCGGACCCCTGCGTCTGCAGCGTCGGCTCCGTGACCCCGAACTGGTCGATGCGGTTGCGCATGATGTCGACCGCCTGCTCGACGACGCCCTGCCGGATGCGCACGATCTCGCGCTGCGACAGCTCGAGCGAGAGATCCGCCGCGTCGGAGCCGGCCGGTTCGGTCACCGTCAGCGACGGGAAGCGATCCTCGACGATCTTGCGTGCCTCGGCGCGGCGACTGCGGTCCGCGAGGCGGATCTGGATCGTGCGACCGCTGCGATCGACGGTGAACGCTCCGACCTTGGCGTCGCGCAGCTCGCGCTCGAGGTCGCGGCTCATGCGATCGACCGTGTTGTCGATCGCCTGCTCGATCTCGACCTGGTACAGGAGATGGGTGCCGCCCTGGAGGTCGAGGCCGAGACGGATCGGCTGCTTCCACGGCCACCACTCCGGCGGCGTCGCGAAGGTCGGCACGAGCACGACCAACGACCCCACGAGCGCGGCCACGAACAGCAGGCCGCGATATCCGACCGACGCCATCTACGCCTTCTCCTTGTCCCGCGTCTCGCCCGCGCCGTCGGCGCCGACGACGGTCTGGATCGCCGTCTTCTCGAAGAGGACCTGCACCTTCGGAGCGATCTCCACCGTGACGGTGCGCTCCGCCACCGCCATGACGCGGCCGTGCATTCCGGAGCCCATGATCACCTGATCGTTGCGCTTCACGCCGCCGACGAGCTGCTCGTGCTCCTTCCGCCGCCGCTGCTCCGGGCGCAGCAGGACGAAATAGAAGATCGCCACCATCAGCAGGATGAAGCCGATGTTGTAGATGGCGGGCGGCCCCGCCGATTCGGCGCCGGTCTGGGCCCACGCGACGGCGACCATCATGACGCCCACGCTCCTGCGGCGGCCACGGAACGGGTCGGGAAGGTCCCGGCGTCGAGGTCCGCGCGAATCGTGCGCATCAGCTCGAGGTAGAAGTGGAGGTTGTGGAGGGTCGCCAGCTGGGCACCGAGCATCTCCTTCGCCATGGCCAGGTGGCGGAGCGCCCCGCGGCTGAAGTGGCGGCACGTGTAGCACGTGCACGCAGGGTCGACCGGCGCCCCGTCCTGGGCGTGCCGGGCGTTGCGGATCATGAGCTTGCCGTCGCGCGTGAAGAGCATCCCGTTGCGTCCGTTGCGAGTGGGCAGGACGCAATCGAACAGGTCATAGCCCATGCCCACAGAGGTGAGCAAATCCCGCGGTGTCCCCATGCCCATGAGATAGCGTGGACGATCCGGCGGCAGGAGGCGAGCACTGGCCGCGGCGATGCGTCGGGTTTCCTCCGGAGGCTCGCCGACCGAGAGACCACCCACGGCATAGCCGTCGAACCCGAGCCCCACGAGGTCGGCGGCGCTCTCCGCGCGGCGCGCGACGTCGAACCCGCCCTGCACGATGCCGAACAGCGCCATGTCCGGGCGTCGGCGGGCGGCGAGCCCCCGCGCGGCCCACGCGGTGGTGCGGGCCAGGGCGGCGGCGACGCGGGCCGGCCCGGCGTCGCCAGCGACACACTCGTCGAGCGACATCGCGACGTCGACGCCGAGGTCCTCCTGCACCCGGATCACGTCCTCGGGGCGGAGGAAGCCCTTGCTGCCGTCGACGTGGGAGCGGAAGTGCACGCCGTCGTCGACCACCTTCACGAGCCCGGTCAGGCTGAAGATCTGATAGCCGCCGCTGTCGGTGAGGATCGGGCCGGGCCACCCGAGCAGGCCGTGCACGCCGCCGAGCGCACGCACCACGTCGACGCCGGGACGCTGGGCCAGATGGTACGCGTTGGAGAGGATCATTCCGGCCCCCAGCTCCGCGAGCTGCGCGGGCGTCACGCCCTTCACGGAGCCGTGCGTCGCCACGGGCATGAACGCCGGGGTCTCGACCGGGCCGTGGGCCGTGAGGAGCCGGCCGCGTCGCGCGCCGCCGGGCGCGGTACCGAGGAGGACGAAGGACGGAACGGTCACGCGATCAACATCGCATCGCCGTAGCTGTAGAAGCGATAGCGGCGCTCGACGGCCTCGGCATAGGCGGCGTGGAGGGCGTCCCAGCCGGTGAACGCGGCGACCAGCGCGAGCAGCGGTGTCCGCGGCAGATGGAAGTTGGTGAGGAGCGCGTCGACGACCCGCAGCGTGTGGCCAGGGCGAACGAAGAGGTCCGCGCTTCCCTCGCCTGCGGCCAGCGGTCCCCGCGCCGCGGCCGACTCGAGCGCCCGTACGGTCGTCGTGCCCACGGCGACGACGCGCCCGCCGGCCGCGCGTGTCACGGCGATGCGTGCGACCGTGTCGCCCGGAAGCTCATACCGCTCGGGCTCCATCGCGAAGCCGTCGAGATCGCCGTCCCGGATCGGCAGGAAGGTGCCGGGGCCGACGTGGAGCGTCAGCGCCGCGTGCCCGACGCCGCGCACCGCGAGCGCCGCCAGGAGGTCGGGCGTCAGGTGGAGCCCGGCGGTGGGCGCCGCGATGGCCCCCGGCACGCGCGCGAAGGTGGTCTGGTAGCGCTCCCGATCGGTCGTCGTCGGACCGTCGGGCCGACGGATGTAGGGCGGCAGCGGCAACTCGCCCACGCGGTCGAGCCACGCGTGCACGGGTTCGTCGAGGTCGAGCCGCACGCGCCAGCGTCCGCCGCCGTGCGCCGCGAGCCAGGTCCCGGTGCCGTCCGCGAAGTGCACCGTCTCACCGACGCGCGGCGTGCCCCGCACGATCGCATCCCAGACCGCCGGGCCGTCGGCCTCGGCGAGGAGCAGGAGCTCGAGCCGACCGCCGCTGGGGCGCCGCGCCCGCAGGCGCGCCGGCACGACCCGGGCTTCGTTCAGCACGAGGAGATCGCCCTCCCGAAGCAGGGTGGGCAACGCGGCCACGGTGTGGTGGCCGCGTATGGTGCCGGTGCGGGCCAGGTGCAGGAGTCGCGCCGCCGTGCGTTCGGCCGCGGGCTCCTGCGCGATCAGCTCGGGCGGCAGCGCGTAGTCGAGATCCGCGAGTCTCATGCGCTCCCGTCGCCGCGGGTGCGTGCTGCGTCGAGCAGCGGCCGCAGCAGATCGATCGGCACGGGGAAGACGGTCGTCGAGTTGTTCTCCGTGGCGATCTCGGAGAGCGTCTGGAGGTAGCGCAGCTGAAGCGTGATCGGCTCCTTGGCCATCACGGAGGCCGCCTCGAGCAGCCGCTGCGACGCCTGGAACTCGCCTTCCGCGGCGATCACCTTGGCACGGCGCTCGCGCTCGGCTTCGGCCTGCTTCGCCATCGCGCGGCGCATCTCCTCCGGCAGGTCGATGTGCTTCAAGGCCACCTGCACGACCTTGATACCCCAGGGCCCGGTCTGCTGATCGATGATGCTCTGGAGGTGGGTGTTGATCTTCTCGCGCTCGCTCAGCAGCTCGTCGAGCTCCGCCTCGCCGCAGACGCTGCGCAGCGTGGTCTGCGCGTTCTGCGACGTCGCGAAGAGGAAGTTCTCGACCTCGATCACCGACCGGCCCGGATCGATGACGCGGAAGTAGAGGACCGCATTCACCTTCACCGACACGTTGTCGCGCGTGATCACGTCCTGCGACGGGACGTCCATGGTGATCGTGCGCAGATCGGTGCGCTGCGCGGACTCGATCACGGGGAGAACGTAGGTGATGCCCGGCCCGCGCACGCCACTGAAGCGGCCGAGACGGAAGACCACGAGGCGCTCGTACTCGCGAACGATCTTGATCGACGAGACGAGCACGAAAACGAGGAAGAGGATCGGCAGGTACGAGCTGATCATCGCGTTCTCCCGGATCAGGTGGTGGCCGTCCCGACGGGACGGACGTGGAGGACGAGGCCGTCGATACCGGTGACCTCGATCGGGGTGCCGGGCTCGATCGGGACGTCGCTACGAGCGCTCCAGTACTCGCCGGCCACGAGCACCATGCCCTGCGGCGCGAGCCGCTGGCGCACCTCACCGTGCAGGCCCAGCATCCCTTCGCTGCCGGTCGTGGGCTTGCGAAACTGCGTGCGCACCACGAGCAGGCTCACGATCAGCATGAGCGCACCGACCGTCCCGGCCACGCTCACGATCAGGCTCCGCGCGACGGCGACCCCGCCCCCGCCCTCCGTGTCGAAGAGGAACAGCGACCCGAGCACGAGCGCCACGAGACCGCCGACGGCGAGCGCGCCGAAGGTCGGCACGAACGCCTCGGCGACGAGCAGCACGACGCCGAGCAGGAGGAGCGCGAGCGCGCCGTAGTTCACGGGCAACACCTGGAGCGCCGTCAGCGCGAGCAGCAGGCAGATCGCCCCGGCGACGCCGGGCAGGCCGAAGCCGGGATGCGTCAGCTCGACGTAGAGCCCCACCAGCCCCGCCATGAGGAGGAGATAGGCGAGATTCGGGTCGGCGAGGACGTTGAGCACCCGCTGCGCCAGCCGCATCTCGTAGTCGTGCACGCGCGGCTGACCGTCGGCGTCGAGGACCATGTCGAGGGCCAGCTTGGTCTGCACCCCGGCGACCTCGACCGTCTTGCCCTCGGCCCAGCGCACGATGGCGCCGAGGTCCTTCGCGACCAGATCGACGACGTGGATCTTGGCCGCCTCGTCGGCGGTGATCGAGACGCTCTCGCGCACCGCCTTCACCGCCCACTCGACGTTGCGGCCGCGCTGGCGCGCGATCGCCTCGCTGAACGAGGCCGTGAAGTTCTCGACCTTCTCGCCCATCGCGCCCGGGATGTCCTCGCCCTGCCCGCCCACGGGATGCGCGGCGCCGATGCTCGTGCCGGGTGCCATCGCCGCGACGTGTGCCGCCATGGTGACGAAGACGCCGGCCGAACCGGCGCCGGCCCCGCTCGGCGCGACCCACACGATCACCGGAAGCGGCGCCCCGAGCAGCGCCTTCACGATCGTGCGCGCCGATTGCAGAAGGCCGCCCGGCGTATCGAGCTGGACGACGAGCGCCGGCGCGCCCTCGCGCACGGCACGCGCGATCGACTCGTCGAGGAACGCGGCCACGGCGGGATTGATCGAGCCGTCGACGACGATTCGCGCCAGTGCGGGCGATCCGAGCGACGGTGCCGATTCGGGTGGCGGCTGCGTCGCGGCGCGTCCCGCGAGCCCGAGCGCCAGCGCGCCCACCAGCAGCGGAAGGACGCGCCTCATCGCCGTGCGGGCACGGGAAGGCCGAGGACGGCCATCACCTGCTGGATGTCCTCCCACACGAGACGCTTGTCGCCGGGCGTGCGGAGCAGATACGCGGGGTGGAGCGTCGGCATCACCCGGATGCCGTGGTAGTCGTACCACCGGCCGCGCATGCGTGTGATCGGGGTCTTGTCGCGCAGCAGCGTCTGGGCCGCGAACTTCCCGAGCGCCACGATCACCTCCGGCTTGATGATCTCGAGCTGACGCAGCAGGAACGGCTCGCAGGACTCGACCTCGTCGGGCTCCGGGTTGCGGTTCTGCGGCGGGCGGCACTTGATGACGTTGCAGATGTATACGTCCTCGCGCCGTAGCTGCATGCCCTTCGTGATGATCTCCGTGAGCAGCTGCCCGGCGCGACCGACGAAGGGCTCGCCGCGCGCGTCCTCGTCGGCCCCGGGACCCTCGCCGACGAAGACGAGGCGGGCGCTCGGGTTGCCGACGCCGAAGACGAGGTTCGTCCGACAGGGGGCCAGCTTGCAGCGCCGGCAGTCGCCGATCGCGGCACGGAGGGCCTCGAGGTCCCCCGCCTGGGCAACGCCCTGTGGTGCGAAGAGCTCGTACGCCCGTTCGGCGACGACCTTCGCCGGCGCGGGCGCACCCGCCGTAGCCTCGCCGGCGGGGTCCGTTGCCTCCACCGACGCCTCTGCAGCCGCCGCCTGCGGCGTCGGCGCGTGCGCATCCGCCATTTCCGCCCGGCGCGGCAGGCCGAGCGCGCCGAGCGAGCGCTGGTGGACGAGGTGGGCGCGCAGCGCGGCCAGCGTCTCCTGGAGGGAACCTTGAGAGGTCGCGCCGGCCGTCGTAGACTCCGTGGACATGTGGCTGCTCGGCCTGATCGCCTTCGTCCTGTGCGTCTGGCCGGATGAAGCACTGGCGTGGGGTCCGGTGACGCACCTCACGCACGGTTCGCAAGTCCTCGCGAACCTTAGCAGCGCCTCCGGAGCCCTGCAAGAAATCCTGCGGCCGGAGCGCTTCGCGTACCTCTACGGCTGCGTCGCCGCCGACATCATCCACGCCAAGAAGTACACGCGCAGCCTCTACACGCACTGCCACTGCTGGCCGGTCGGCTGGCAGATCGTCGAGGCGGCGTCGAACGACCGCGAGACCGCCTTCGCATACGGCTACCTCTCGCACCTCGCCGCCGACGTCTACTCGCACAACCACTTCGTACCGGTGCAGCTCGTCGTCAGCTTCGAGGCGCGGGCGCTGCGCCACATCTACTGGGAGGCACGCTTCGACGCCGCCCAGGCGCGCGACCGCTGGCGCCTCATGCGCCAGGTGTTCGCGCATCCCTTTCCCGATCTCGACCGCCTCGTCGAGCGTGTGGTCGAGCGCACCTTGTTCTCGTTCCGCACCAACAAACGCATCTTCGACTCGCTGATGGCGCTGCAGCAGCTCGAGCAGTGGCAGGAGATGGTCCGCGGCCTCGGCGAGCGCTCGCGCTACCCGCTGCCGGCGTCGGAAGTCGATCGCTTCAACGGGCTCTGCGTCACGGCGATCGAGGACCTGCTGCTGAACGGCCGCGACAGCGCCTGCCAGGCCGCCGATCCCACCGGGCGCGACGCTCTGGCGCGCGCCGATGCCCTGCGCCGCAAGCTGCGGCAGCTGAAGCGCATCGGACAGATGCCCGGCAGCATCGCCGCCGAGCTGCGCGCCCTCAAGACCGACGTCGCCTAGCGCGGCTGCGGAGCCGCGGCGCCCGCCGTGACGCCACCCAGTCGAGGATGCGACCGGCGACCTCGTCCTTCGCGAGCACGGGCAGTGCGACGTCGCCGCCGGCGGCGTCGAAGAGATGGACGACGTTGGTGTCGCTGCCGAAGCCGGCGCCGGGCGCAGTGACGTCGTTGCCCACGATGAGATCGAGGCGCTTGCTGCGCAGCTTCCGCCGGGCCTCGGCCGCGAGGTGCTGCGTCTCGGCGGCGAAGCCGACGACGATCCGGCGTCCCTTGCGCGCCGCGAGCGAGGTGAGGATGTCGCGCGTGCGTGCGAGAGGGAGCGTCAACGCGGTGTCGGCCTTCTTCATCTTCTGCGCCGCCGGGCGTGCCGGCGCGTAGTCGGCCACGGCCGCGGCCATGACCAGCACGGTCGCGCGTGGCCAGGCCGCGTCGAGCGCCTCGGCCATCTCGCGGGCGCTCTCGACGTGCACGCAGGTGACGCCGGGCGGGGGCGGCAGCGCCGTAGGCCCGGCGACGAGCGTGACGGTCGCGCCGCGCCGCCGCGCGACGCGCGCGAGCGCGAAGCCCATCTTCCCGCTCGAATGGTTGGACAGGTAGCGCACCGGGTCGACGGCCTCGCGCGTCGGCCCGGCCGACACCAGCACGTGCTCGCCGGCGAGGTCCTGCGGGGTGAGCGCGACGTGGACCGCCTCGACCACCGCGGCCGGCTCGGCGAGCCGCCCGGCGCCTTCCCAGCCGCAGGCGAGCA
The genomic region above belongs to bacterium and contains:
- the secD gene encoding protein translocase subunit SecD translates to MASVGYRGLLFVAALVGSLVVLVPTFATPPEWWPWKQPIRLGLDLQGGTHLLYQVEIEQAIDNTVDRMSRDLERELRDAKVGAFTVDRSGRTIQIRLADRSRRAEARKIVEDRFPSLTVTEPAGSDAADLSLELSQREIVRIRQGVVEQAVDIMRNRIDQFGVTEPTLQTQGSDEIVVQLPGIQDPQRAKELIGRTAQLEFKLLAEGPQAGTVQAPGPGVQVLPGLGDRGGRTQYLVEKRPIMTGDVISDASVRPGSATEGMAVDFVLDNRGARLFGDATTKNVRRRLAIVLDGFVQSAPEIREPITGGQGQITGRFTFTEAQDLANVLRNGALPAPLKLLEERTVGPSLGKDSIRQGSLSFAVGSFIIIAFMLLYYRGGGVIADLALLLNVLLLLGAFAAFGFTLTLPGIAGIVLTVGMAVDANVLILERIREELTVGKSPRAAIDAGYERAWSAILDSNVTTFLSGAILFQFGTGPVRGFAVTLCLGIITTLATAVFATRVIYDWLASRRRLATVSV
- the yajC gene encoding preprotein translocase subunit YajC, whose product is MVAVAWAQTGAESAGPPAIYNIGFILLMVAIFYFVLLRPEQRRRKEHEQLVGGVKRNDQVIMGSGMHGRVMAVAERTVTVEIAPKVQVLFEKTAIQTVVGADGAGETRDKEKA
- the coaBC gene encoding bifunctional phosphopantothenoylcysteine decarboxylase/phosphopantothenate--cysteine ligase CoaBC; the protein is MVALTGGIACYKACEVVRLLVQAGAETRVIMTAGAREFVTPLTLQTLSGHPVATDTFDLGQESQIGHIRLADEADVVLIAPATANAIAKATHGIADDLLGTVLLATRAPVVVAPAMNVNMWEHPATRENVERLRARGVHVVGPGSGMLACGWEGAGRLAEPAAVVEAVHVALTPQDLAGEHVLVSAGPTREAVDPVRYLSNHSSGKMGFALARVARRRGATVTLVAGPTALPPPPGVTCVHVESAREMAEALDAAWPRATVLVMAAAVADYAPARPAAQKMKKADTALTLPLARTRDILTSLAARKGRRIVVGFAAETQHLAAEARRKLRSKRLDLIVGNDVTAPGAGFGSDTNVVHLFDAAGGDVALPVLAKDEVAGRILDWVASRRAPRLRSRARRRRS
- the queA gene encoding tRNA preQ1(34) S-adenosylmethionine ribosyltransferase-isomerase QueA; its protein translation is MRLADLDYALPPELIAQEPAAERTAARLLHLARTGTIRGHHTVAALPTLLREGDLLVLNEARVVPARLRARRPSGGRLELLLLAEADGPAVWDAIVRGTPRVGETVHFADGTGTWLAAHGGGRWRVRLDLDEPVHAWLDRVGELPLPPYIRRPDGPTTTDRERYQTTFARVPGAIAAPTAGLHLTPDLLAALAVRGVGHAALTLHVGPGTFLPIRDGDLDGFAMEPERYELPGDTVARIAVTRAAGGRVVAVGTTTVRALESAAARGPLAAGEGSADLFVRPGHTLRVVDALLTNFHLPRTPLLALVAAFTGWDALHAAYAEAVERRYRFYSYGDAMLIA
- a CDS encoding slipin family protein, with translation MISSYLPILFLVFVLVSSIKIVREYERLVVFRLGRFSGVRGPGITYVLPVIESAQRTDLRTITMDVPSQDVITRDNVSVKVNAVLYFRVIDPGRSVIEVENFLFATSQNAQTTLRSVCGEAELDELLSEREKINTHLQSIIDQQTGPWGIKVVQVALKHIDLPEEMRRAMAKQAEAERERRAKVIAAEGEFQASQRLLEAASVMAKEPITLQLRYLQTLSEIATENNSTTVFPVPIDLLRPLLDAARTRGDGSA
- a CDS encoding zinc dependent phospholipase C family protein, whose protein sequence is MWLLGLIAFVLCVWPDEALAWGPVTHLTHGSQVLANLSSASGALQEILRPERFAYLYGCVAADIIHAKKYTRSLYTHCHCWPVGWQIVEAASNDRETAFAYGYLSHLAADVYSHNHFVPVQLVVSFEARALRHIYWEARFDAAQARDRWRLMRQVFAHPFPDLDRLVERVVERTLFSFRTNKRIFDSLMALQQLEQWQEMVRGLGERSRYPLPASEVDRFNGLCVTAIEDLLLNGRDSACQAADPTGRDALARADALRRKLRQLKRIGQMPGSIAAELRALKTDVA
- a CDS encoding uracil-DNA glycosylase, which encodes MADAHAPTPQAAAAEASVEATDPAGEATAGAPAPAKVVAERAYELFAPQGVAQAGDLEALRAAIGDCRRCKLAPCRTNLVFGVGNPSARLVFVGEGPGADEDARGEPFVGRAGQLLTEIITKGMQLRREDVYICNVIKCRPPQNRNPEPDEVESCEPFLLRQLEIIKPEVIVALGKFAAQTLLRDKTPITRMRGRWYDYHGIRVMPTLHPAYLLRTPGDKRLVWEDIQQVMAVLGLPVPARR
- a CDS encoding nodulation protein NfeD, with the protein product MRRVLPLLVGALALGLAGRAATQPPPESAPSLGSPALARIVVDGSINPAVAAFLDESIARAVREGAPALVVQLDTPGGLLQSARTIVKALLGAPLPVIVWVAPSGAGAGSAGVFVTMAAHVAAMAPGTSIGAAHPVGGQGEDIPGAMGEKVENFTASFSEAIARQRGRNVEWAVKAVRESVSITADEAAKIHVVDLVAKDLGAIVRWAEGKTVEVAGVQTKLALDMVLDADGQPRVHDYEMRLAQRVLNVLADPNLAYLLLMAGLVGLYVELTHPGFGLPGVAGAICLLLALTALQVLPVNYGALALLLLGVVLLVAEAFVPTFGALAVGGLVALVLGSLFLFDTEGGGGVAVARSLIVSVAGTVGALMLIVSLLVVRTQFRKPTTGSEGMLGLHGEVRQRLAPQGMVLVAGEYWSARSDVPIEPGTPIEVTGIDGLVLHVRPVGTATT
- the tgt gene encoding tRNA guanosine(34) transglycosylase Tgt produces the protein MTVPSFVLLGTAPGGARRGRLLTAHGPVETPAFMPVATHGSVKGVTPAQLAELGAGMILSNAYHLAQRPGVDVVRALGGVHGLLGWPGPILTDSGGYQIFSLTGLVKVVDDGVHFRSHVDGSKGFLRPEDVIRVQEDLGVDVAMSLDECVAGDAGPARVAAALARTTAWAARGLAARRRPDMALFGIVQGGFDVARRAESAADLVGLGFDGYAVGGLSVGEPPEETRRIAAASARLLPPDRPRYLMGMGTPRDLLTSVGMGYDLFDCVLPTRNGRNGMLFTRDGKLMIRNARHAQDGAPVDPACTCYTCRHFSRGALRHLAMAKEMLGAQLATLHNLHFYLELMRTIRADLDAGTFPTRSVAAAGAWAS